The following is a genomic window from Ancylomarina subtilis.
CCTCTGCTTATTCTCTCTGGAATATTCACCTTTTTTATTCTCGCCAGTTTTATTGCAACCCTGACTTTCATCTTTAAACAGAAAAAAATCAGCGATATCAAAACGGATTTCATCAATAATATGACACATGAATTTAAAACGCCCATAGCCACCATTGCTTTGGCCAGCGATTCTATTGTCAACCCCAAAGTCATTGGTTTACCCGAGCGCATCCGGTACTTTGCCTCCATCATTAAAGACGAAAATTACCGCATGAACACTCAGGTTGAAAATATCATGCAATTGTCGCTCAACGGAAAACACAAACTGGCAATCAACCCGCAGGCTCTTCACCTAAACGAAAGCATACAAAAAGCTGCCGAGCATATGCAACTTCAAATCGACGAAAAAAACGGAAGTCTGAGTTTGAAACTGGATGCCGTCAACGATATTACCAAAGTGGATGAGGTTCATTTTATTAATGTGCTGTTTAATTTACTCGACAACGCCATAAAATATTCGGATGGCAATCCGGTAATTGAAATCGGCACAAAAAATACGGGCCATCACATAAGGGTTTGGGTAAAAGACCAGGGAATAGGAATGAGTCCTAAAAGCCAGAAACGAATCTTTAAAAAGTTTTATCGGGTTCAATCCGGAAATATTCACAAGGTTAAAGGATTTGGTCTGGGTTTATGCTATGTGAAACTGATTGTCGACCGCCATGAGGGCGATATAAAAGTAAATAGTAAATTGGGACAAGGAACCACAGTTGAAATCACATTGCCGTTAAAACTATAAGCTATGGATACAGCTATAAAAATATTACTTGTTGAGGATGAGGCCAACTTTGGGGCTGTGATGAAAAGTTATCTTGAGCTTTCGAATTTTGAGGTGCAGCATTGCAAAAACGGACTTGAAGCCTATCATTACTTTGTGAAAAATGATTGCGACCTGTGCATTTTAGATGTGATGATGCCCGAAATGGACGGTTTTACCCTGGCTAAAAAAATAAAAGATCTCGATCCTAACATCCCCCTTATTTTCCTGACGGCCAAAACCCTGAAAGAGGATATCATTCAAGGTTATAAAATTGGAGCTGACGATTATATTACCAAGCCATTCGATTCTGAACTGCTCATTTACAAGATTAAAGCCATTCTCAATCGGAATTTAAATGAGGAGAATGAAAATAACAAAGATGAGTTTATCCTTGGCGCATACCGGTTTGTTCCGCGCTTGAGAACACTCCATATTGCCGATACTGAAATCAAACTATCCCCTAAAGAAGCTGAACTTCTGAAACTCCTCTGTGAGAGTAAAGATGAAATTCTCCCCCGATCAAAGGCCCTTAAATTAATTTGGGGCGACGATAATTTTTACACAACCCGAAGTATGGATGTTTATATCACCAAACTCCGAAAATATCTTAAAACCGATTCCAATATTAAGATTGAGAATATTCACGGCAGTGGTTTTAGGTTGCTGCAATTGGATTAGTAATCTACCCACATCATTATCCTTTCTCCTCCTTATTCCAAGGAGGAGTACTCGAACTTGTTCGGGGGAGGTGGTTGTGAAACAATAAAATTATTAAACCACCCCGTCTGTTTTCATCGTGCCTCCTAAAAATAGGAGGGGAAAGTAAGATTTTTAGAATCTGAAAACTCCACGCACGATATACGAATCTGATAAATCATCAGAAAAACCCTAATATTAAAAATACATCACTCTCCCATTACGAAACCTTCTCTTAACATTGGGGAGTTAATTCTAATGTTTTATTAATATTCGTTTTAAACTGACTTAATGCTACAGTTGTAAACTTGCAATATGATTTTGAGGTCATAAAAATTAAAAAAACAAAAATCTGAAACTCAAAATCGAATACTAAACGAACAACTATATAAAAAACAATAGAATGAAAAAGATTCAACTACTACTAGTGGCTATTATCTCGATTTCGTTGATCACATCTTGTGGAAATTCAGGTAAGAAACAGAATAATGAAAAAAAGACGAAGGCTTTAACCGGAGCAGGGGCAACCTTTCCACAGCCTTTTTATAATACCATATTTAAAACCTACACAAAGTCGAAAGGCCTTTTGGTAACCTACGGCGGTATTGGTTCAGGTGGCGGTATTCGCAGTTTGAAAGATAAAATTGTCGATTTTGGAGCAACGGATGCTTTCTTATCGGATAAAAAACTTTCTGAAATGCCTGGCAATGTTCTGCATATCCCTTCATGTTTGGGAGCAGTTGTTGCGGCTTACAACATCCCTGGAAAACCTGAATTAAAATTCACTCCTGAATTGATGGAAGGTATTTTTATGGGAAAAATCACCAATTGGAATGATGCTAAAATTGCACAAGTCAATCCTGGCGCTAATCTTCCTGACCTGGCAATTACAGTGGTATACCGTTCAGACGGAAGTGGAACAACTTTCATCTTTAGTGATTACATGAGCAAAGTAAGCTCAGAGTGGAAAGAAAAAATTGGGGCAGGCAAAGCACTTCAGTGGCCCGTTGGTATTGCAGCCAAAGGAAATCCTGGTGTGGCCGGAACAATCAGTGCAACTGAAGGAGCTATCGGGTATATCGGATCAGAATATGCTTTTGCACAAAGTATTCCTGTAGCTAGTATTCAAAATCAGGCTGGCAATTTCATTAAGCCTTCTGTAGAATCGGTAAGTGCAGCTGCAGCTGGCGACATTCCTGATGATACACGAGTAACATTAACCAACACAACTGCTGAACAAGGTTACCCTATTTCAAGTTTCACATGGTTGATCTTATACAAAGAACAGGCTTACAACGGACGAAGCAAAGACCAGGCGATGCAAACCAAACAGCTTTTGAAATGGGTGATTGGACAGGAAGCACAAATTCAAACAAGCAAAGTACACTATGCCCCACTTCCTGAAAAAGCGGTATTAAAAGCCAATAAAATTTTAGATCTGATGACCTATAACGGTCGCGGATTATAAAACACAACCCTTATCGGGGTGCCTGGGCAGAGATCTATGTTTTTCTATTGTAAAGTTCACAAAACACTTTGCTCAGGCACTCTTTTCTTATCTCAAAGCAACAGGCTAGAGAATATCAACCATCAGTTGATTATGGGTCTTGATAAAAAAAGACCTTTCTGCATTTCAATTGATTGACAGAATCGCAAATGAAAAGTGAAAAACTATTTCAATATTTTTTAAAATCGGGAGGTATTTTAATTCTAATGATGGCTATCGGAATAGTAGCCACCTTAGTTATGGGTTCAATCCCTACTTTCAAAGAATTTGGCTTCAAATTTATTTTCTCTTCGGACTGGAACCCCACAGAAGGACGTGAAAGTTACGGAGCTCTTCCCTTTATTATTGGAACAATCGCCACATCGGTATTGGCCTTAATCATGACATTTCCTTTTGCCTTTTCAATCGCCTTATTCCTTGGTGAATATTTTAAAGAAGGTCGAATGGCTTCCATCTTAAAATCGATGATTGACCTGCTTGCAGGCATTCCATCGGTTGTATATGGGTTGTGGGGCTTTTACACCATCAAGCCCTGGATTGTTGAACTGGGTTTGAATGCACAAGGCTTCGGTATTTTCACATCGTCGCTGGTATTGGCTATCATGATTATTCCATATGCTTCGTCGCTGAGTGCTGAGGTGATCAATATGGTTCCAGCAAATTTAAAAGAAGCGGCTTACTCCCTGGGAGCAACACGTTTCGAAGTTGTGAAAAATGTGATTATCCCCAATGCCGGATCAGGAATTTTTGCCGGATACATTCTGGCCTTTGGGCGAGCTATTGGAGAAACAATGGCCGTAACCATGCTGATTGGAAACTCCAATCGAATTCCAAGCAATCTGTTCGACCTGGGAAACACCATGGCCAGTTTAATCGCGAACCAGTTTGGCGAAGCTGAGGGTCTGAAATACACCTCACTTGTCGCAATGGGACTCTTACTCTTTATTATTACAGGTATCCTTAATCTGGCAGGCAAGATGATTATGAAAAAATTTACAGCTTAGAACACATGAATAGTTTAAATTCGATATCGAAACAAAAACTCAAATGGCGAATCTTCAATGATAAACTATTTAGTATAGTCATGATGACACTGGCTTTTGTTTCAGCTCTGCCTCTGTTATCCATTCTTTTTCAACTCGTAAAAAAAGGATACAAACAAATCCGCTTGAATTTTTTCATCGAAGTTGCTCCGGATACCATGCAGGCCATGATGGCTAAAGCCAATCATGAAATTATTCCGGGTGGAATTGCAAATGGTATTGTGGGCACATTAATTATTGTGGGACTGGCATCGCTTATAGCTATTCCTCTGGGTCTGATTTGTGGCATCTATTTATCGGAAACAAGCAAAGGAAAAATGGCCAATGCTGTTCGATT
Proteins encoded in this region:
- a CDS encoding response regulator transcription factor; amino-acid sequence: MDTAIKILLVEDEANFGAVMKSYLELSNFEVQHCKNGLEAYHYFVKNDCDLCILDVMMPEMDGFTLAKKIKDLDPNIPLIFLTAKTLKEDIIQGYKIGADDYITKPFDSELLIYKIKAILNRNLNEENENNKDEFILGAYRFVPRLRTLHIADTEIKLSPKEAELLKLLCESKDEILPRSKALKLIWGDDNFYTTRSMDVYITKLRKYLKTDSNIKIENIHGSGFRLLQLD
- the pstS gene encoding phosphate ABC transporter substrate-binding protein PstS, which produces MKKIQLLLVAIISISLITSCGNSGKKQNNEKKTKALTGAGATFPQPFYNTIFKTYTKSKGLLVTYGGIGSGGGIRSLKDKIVDFGATDAFLSDKKLSEMPGNVLHIPSCLGAVVAAYNIPGKPELKFTPELMEGIFMGKITNWNDAKIAQVNPGANLPDLAITVVYRSDGSGTTFIFSDYMSKVSSEWKEKIGAGKALQWPVGIAAKGNPGVAGTISATEGAIGYIGSEYAFAQSIPVASIQNQAGNFIKPSVESVSAAAAGDIPDDTRVTLTNTTAEQGYPISSFTWLILYKEQAYNGRSKDQAMQTKQLLKWVIGQEAQIQTSKVHYAPLPEKAVLKANKILDLMTYNGRGL
- the pstC gene encoding phosphate ABC transporter permease subunit PstC, producing MKSEKLFQYFLKSGGILILMMAIGIVATLVMGSIPTFKEFGFKFIFSSDWNPTEGRESYGALPFIIGTIATSVLALIMTFPFAFSIALFLGEYFKEGRMASILKSMIDLLAGIPSVVYGLWGFYTIKPWIVELGLNAQGFGIFTSSLVLAIMIIPYASSLSAEVINMVPANLKEAAYSLGATRFEVVKNVIIPNAGSGIFAGYILAFGRAIGETMAVTMLIGNSNRIPSNLFDLGNTMASLIANQFGEAEGLKYTSLVAMGLLLFIITGILNLAGKMIMKKFTA